The stretch of DNA GGGGCAATCTTTGTGCAGGGGTAATTCCTCAAAGAGAGTTCCCCAAAGTTGTAAGCCGATATCCTGCTCAATTCTATCAGGACTGATAACGCTAATTGCGGGTTTAATAATCATACTCGTTGTTCTTTAATCCTTTTTGTTAGTTTGGGAACAATTTCAAAAATGTCACCTACGATGCCTAAATCGGCAACTTTAAAGATAGGTGCATCAGGATCTTTATTGATAGCAATGATATAATCGGAACTGGACATTCCTGCCAGGTGCTGAATTGCTCCGCTAATTCCAACTGCTATATATATTAAGGGTTTAACGGTTTTGCCCGTTTGCCCTACTTGATGGGAATAGGGTATCCATTCAGCATCTACAGCTGCCCTGGAAGCTCCGACAGCTCCTCCTAAAGATTCTGCCAGTTCTTCAATTAAGGCAAAATTCTTTGCCTCTTTCAAACCCCTTCCTCCGGAAACGATGATATTGGCTTCGGTAATATTAATCAGATTGGATTTTTCTTTTTCAAAGCCAAGCCACTGTGTTTTGTCCTCTTCCAAATCAAAATTGATCTGTTCCTGAATTACAATTCCATCGCGAGTATCATCGCGCACAATGGGATTCATCACTTTATGACGAACTGTAGCCATTTGAGGACGGTTATTAGCTGTTTTTATAGTAGCCATAATATTTCCCCCGAAAGCAGGACGAGTTTGCAGTAAATCGCCCGTTTCAGGATCAATGGAAAGACCTGTGCAATCGGCAGTTAAGCCGGTATGCAAACGAATTGCCACGCGGGGTATAAAGCTTCTTCCCAAAACAGTGGCTCCCGCAAGAATTACCGAAGGTTTATATTTAAGAGCAAGTTCGGAAAGGGCTTTAGCATAATATTCATCTTGAAAATGCTTAAGCACGGGGTCATCAACTTCAATCACCTGGTCGGCACCAAAAGCAATAAGCTCGGATGAGAGCTCTTCAATCTGATTGCCTAAAAGAACGGCGGAAAGTTCAGTTCCCAATTCATCAGCAAGTTCACGCCCTTTTCCTAAAAGTTCAAAGACGACGGGGGCAATAACTCCTGCTCTTTGTTCGGCAAAAACCCAAATTCCATTGTATTCGCTTTTATCAATTGCTTCCGTTTTTGCCTTACGGAGTAAAATTGCCTCAAACGGACAGGCAGAAACACAGGCACCACATAAAATGCACTTATCCGGGTCAATTACAGCAAGCTTCTCTTCAATTTTTATGGCATCATAAGCACAGGCACTTAAACAGGCACCGCAACCGACGCACTTTTCCAATAATACTTCAATCATAAATATTCTCCTAATCTGCATTTATTTTTATTTGCTTTTTCTGTCAAGTCCAAATTCAATTGGCATTCCCATATTTTTTTACCGGAACCTTATTTTCATTTGATGCTGGTCGATACGTTCTGCTAAGCTTAGTTTTCGTTTATACTGGATAATAAAGTTAATGCATACTGAAATGACTTCAGCTATTCTATAGTATATGAATTCTTTAGGTATAGATAAATCTTCTTTTTTGTAGTTTATTATTTTAGGGAATCCAACAGCGAATTTGGCAAGATACTTTTTAGACACATAGATGAAGAACAATGCTAAAGCCATGAAAGCATTAAGATTTTTCATACCTTGATAGCTACCCAATCTCATGGTTTCCCATTTCATACTTTGCTTCATTTGACGATGAACTTCTTCAATTGCCCAACGTTTTTTATAAACAACTATTGCTTTCGCAACCAGCTCCAAATCAAGCATATCCTGGCTTGCAAAATCACATAATAGATAAAAGTCGTTTCTTTTTTGAAAACCTTTTCTAAAGATCCGCGATACAACCAAACTAATCTCTACTGTATTTGATTTTTTACTGGGATGGTCATCGGTTCTGACATTAATTCTTCTGGTGGCGCAGTGAAATACTTCATTTGCTTTGAGCCCAGGCAATTCATACTTGAACTCCATTTCGTTTACGATTTTGTTGAAATTGATTTCTTCAAATCCTTCTTTAACAGCTCGATCACCCTTGCCACGAATGACAAAACGAATCCCATTGTTACTTAAAAACTCTATCAGCTTACGGTCATCAAATCCTCTATCAAACACATAAGTGCCTTTACCGTTAAAGGCCAACTCCATATCGATAATTGCATCTTGCATAATCTGTTTAGCTGAGTCATATTCCATATTAGGTGCAATCAAACGACTAAAAACTGGTAAGAGCATATATGAATCTTTGTTGGGAGTATAGGCCACAATGTTGACTAATAGATACCCATTGGTACTTTTACCTTCGCTACCATTATAAATCTTCTGCAAACCTTCCATCTTTTTTGCATAGGGTTTTTCAATGTCACTTTCATCAACGATGAAGATGGTTTCATCTGTAATATAG from Candidatus Cloacimonas sp. encodes:
- a CDS encoding electron transfer flavoprotein subunit alpha produces the protein MIEVLLEKCVGCGACLSACAYDAIKIEEKLAVIDPDKCILCGACVSACPFEAILLRKAKTEAIDKSEYNGIWVFAEQRAGVIAPVVFELLGKGRELADELGTELSAVLLGNQIEELSSELIAFGADQVIEVDDPVLKHFQDEYYAKALSELALKYKPSVILAGATVLGRSFIPRVAIRLHTGLTADCTGLSIDPETGDLLQTRPAFGGNIMATIKTANNRPQMATVRHKVMNPIVRDDTRDGIVIQEQINFDLEEDKTQWLGFEKEKSNLINITEANIIVSGGRGLKEAKNFALIEELAESLGGAVGASRAAVDAEWIPYSHQVGQTGKTVKPLIYIAVGISGAIQHLAGMSSSDYIIAINKDPDAPIFKVADLGIVGDIFEIVPKLTKRIKEQRV
- a CDS encoding transposase, whose amino-acid sequence is MIAIQNETTEFVQGRLSCFSKKAAEGLSKPKQKFIKDMLMGLCGTGSPSVHNIAKFIQDNVSTKSSSERLYRNLRDDDYVEHIGKTLLQLAKPYITDETIFIVDESDIEKPYAKKMEGLQKIYNGSEGKSTNGYLLVNIVAYTPNKDSYMLLPVFSRLIAPNMEYDSAKQIMQDAIIDMELAFNGKGTYVFDRGFDDRKLIEFLSNNGIRFVIRGKGDRAVKEGFEEINFNKIVNEMEFKYELPGLKANEVFHCATRRINVRTDDHPSKKSNTVEISLVVSRIFRKGFQKRNDFYLLCDFASQDMLDLELVAKAIVVYKKRWAIEEVHRQMKQSMKWETMRLGSYQGMKNLNAFMALALFFIYVSKKYLAKFAVGFPKIINYKKEDLSIPKEFIYYRIAEVISVCINFIIQYKRKLSLAERIDQHQMKIRFR